In a single window of the Streptomyces sp. NBC_00094 genome:
- a CDS encoding carboxyl transferase domain-containing protein, translating into MQQAPVLTSAADPASAAWQANEAAHHELAATLRAKLAAAALGGGEKSRARHTARGKLLPRDRVDTLLDPGSPFLELAPLAANGMYGDQAPAAGVIAGIGRVSGRECVIVANDATVKGGTYYPMTVKKHLRAQEVALENRLPCLYLVDSGGAFLPMQDEVFPDREHFGRIFYNQARMSGAGIPQIAAVLGSCTAGGAYVPAMSDEAVIVRNQGTIFLGGPPLVKAATGEVVTAEELGGGEVHSRISGVTDHLAEDDAHALRIVRNIVATLPERGPLPWSVEPAEEPKVDPAGLYGAVPVDSRTPYDVREVIARVVDGSRFQEFKSEYGQTLITGFARIHGHPVGIVANNGILFAESAQKGAHFIELCDQRGIPLVFLQNITGFMVGKAYEHGGIAKHGAKMVTAVATTRVPKLTVVVGGSYGAGNYSMCGRAYSPRFLWMWPNAKISVMGGEQAASVLATVKRDQLGDAWSADDEEAFKAPIREQYETQGSAYYASARLWDDGVIDPMETRQVLGLALTACANAPLGDPQFGVFRM; encoded by the coding sequence ATGCAGCAGGCACCTGTGCTGACGAGCGCGGCGGACCCCGCGTCCGCGGCCTGGCAGGCCAATGAGGCCGCACACCACGAGCTGGCCGCGACCCTGCGCGCCAAGCTCGCGGCGGCCGCCCTGGGCGGCGGTGAGAAGTCCCGGGCCCGGCACACCGCGCGCGGCAAGCTGCTCCCCCGGGACCGGGTGGACACCCTCCTCGACCCGGGCTCGCCCTTCCTGGAGCTGGCCCCGCTCGCGGCGAACGGGATGTACGGCGACCAGGCCCCGGCGGCCGGCGTCATCGCGGGCATCGGCCGGGTCTCGGGCCGCGAGTGCGTGATCGTCGCCAACGACGCGACGGTCAAGGGCGGCACCTACTACCCGATGACGGTGAAGAAGCACCTGCGGGCGCAGGAGGTGGCACTGGAGAACCGTCTCCCCTGCCTCTACCTGGTCGACTCCGGCGGTGCCTTCCTGCCGATGCAGGACGAGGTCTTCCCGGACCGGGAGCACTTCGGCCGGATCTTCTACAACCAGGCCCGGATGTCCGGCGCGGGCATCCCGCAGATCGCGGCCGTCCTCGGCTCGTGCACGGCCGGTGGCGCGTACGTCCCGGCGATGAGCGACGAGGCCGTGATCGTACGGAACCAGGGCACGATCTTCCTGGGCGGTCCGCCGCTGGTGAAGGCGGCGACCGGCGAGGTCGTCACGGCGGAGGAGCTGGGCGGCGGCGAGGTCCACTCGCGGATCTCCGGCGTCACCGACCACCTGGCCGAGGACGACGCCCACGCGCTGCGGATCGTCCGGAACATCGTCGCCACCCTCCCCGAGCGCGGCCCGCTCCCCTGGTCGGTCGAGCCGGCCGAGGAGCCGAAGGTCGACCCGGCGGGTCTTTACGGCGCGGTGCCGGTGGACTCCCGCACCCCGTACGACGTGCGCGAGGTGATCGCCCGGGTCGTGGACGGCTCCCGCTTCCAGGAGTTCAAGAGCGAGTACGGGCAGACGCTGATCACCGGCTTCGCCCGCATCCACGGCCACCCGGTCGGGATCGTCGCCAACAACGGCATCCTGTTCGCCGAGTCGGCCCAGAAGGGCGCGCACTTCATCGAGCTGTGCGACCAGCGCGGCATCCCGCTCGTCTTCCTGCAGAACATCACCGGCTTCATGGTCGGCAAGGCGTACGAGCACGGCGGCATCGCCAAGCACGGCGCCAAGATGGTCACGGCCGTGGCCACCACCCGCGTCCCGAAGCTGACGGTCGTCGTCGGCGGCTCGTACGGCGCGGGCAACTACTCCATGTGCGGCCGGGCGTACTCGCCCCGCTTCCTGTGGATGTGGCCCAACGCCAAGATCTCGGTCATGGGCGGCGAGCAGGCCGCGTCCGTCCTCGCGACGGTCAAGCGGGACCAGCTCGGCGACGCGTGGAGCGCGGACGACGAGGAGGCCTTCAAGGCCCCGATCCGCGAGCAGTACGAGACCCAGGGCAGTGCCTACTACGCGAGCGCCCGGCTGTGGGACGACGGGGTCATCGACCCGATGGAGACCCGGCAGGTCCTCGGCCTCGCCCTGACCGCCTGTGCCAACGCGCCGCTGGGTGACCCCCAGTTCGGCGTCTTCCGGATGTGA
- a CDS encoding acetyl/propionyl/methylcrotonyl-CoA carboxylase subunit alpha: MHSMFDTVLVANRGEIAVRVIRTLRALGVRSVAVYSDADADARHVREADTAVRIGPPAAAESYLSVPALLDAAARTGAQAVHPGYGFLAENAGFAQACADAGLVFIGPTASAISLMGDKIRAKATVKAAGVPVVPGAADPELASAARELGAPVLLKPSAGGGGKGMRLVRDLAVLDEEIAAARREARSSFGDDTLLVERWIDRPRHIEIQVLADTHGNVVHLGERECSLQRRHQKIIEEAPSVLLTPEIRASMGAAAVEAARSCGYVGAGTVEFIVPGGDPSAYYFMEMNTRLQVEHPVTELITGVDLVEWQLRVAAGEPLPFAQDDIRLDGWAIEARICAEDPSRGFLPSGGTVLALNEPQGPGVRTDSGLLQGTEVSSLYDPMLSKVIVHAKDRPTALRKLRAALADTVTLGVPTNAGFLRRLLAHEDVVAGALDTGLVERDAESLVPEGVPDEVYAAAAAVRLAGLTPVTRDGWADPFSAPSGWRLGGRPAPLPFPVRVPGHEPVVVEAPGGARVTDTSVTVTVDGITHHFHRSGNWLGRDGDSWHVLDHDPVEAALSGAKHGGADTLAAPMPGTVTVVKVAVGDEVEAGQSLLVVEAMKMEHVISAPHAGTVTELDVTPGSTVAMDQILAVVAPREEA; this comes from the coding sequence ATGCACAGCATGTTCGACACCGTGCTCGTGGCCAACCGGGGCGAGATCGCCGTCCGGGTGATCCGTACCCTGCGGGCGCTGGGTGTGCGTTCGGTGGCCGTGTACAGCGACGCGGACGCCGACGCCCGGCACGTACGGGAGGCGGACACGGCGGTACGGATCGGTCCGCCGGCGGCCGCCGAGTCGTACCTGTCCGTCCCGGCCCTCCTCGACGCCGCGGCCCGCACCGGGGCGCAGGCCGTGCACCCCGGCTACGGCTTCCTCGCGGAGAACGCCGGCTTCGCGCAGGCCTGCGCGGACGCGGGCCTGGTCTTCATCGGCCCCACCGCCTCGGCGATCTCCCTCATGGGCGACAAGATCCGGGCGAAGGCGACCGTGAAGGCGGCGGGCGTGCCGGTCGTCCCCGGCGCCGCCGACCCCGAACTGGCCTCCGCCGCCCGCGAGCTGGGCGCTCCCGTCCTGCTCAAGCCGTCCGCCGGCGGCGGCGGCAAGGGCATGCGGCTCGTCCGGGACCTGGCGGTCCTGGACGAGGAGATCGCGGCGGCCCGCCGCGAGGCCCGCTCCTCGTTCGGCGACGACACGCTGCTGGTGGAGCGGTGGATCGACCGCCCCCGGCACATCGAGATCCAGGTCCTCGCCGACACCCACGGGAACGTGGTGCACCTCGGCGAGCGCGAGTGCTCGCTGCAGCGCCGCCACCAGAAGATCATCGAGGAGGCCCCCTCGGTCCTCCTCACCCCGGAGATCCGGGCGTCGATGGGCGCGGCGGCGGTCGAGGCGGCGCGCTCCTGCGGCTATGTGGGCGCGGGCACGGTCGAGTTCATCGTGCCGGGCGGCGACCCGTCGGCGTACTACTTCATGGAGATGAACACCCGTCTCCAGGTCGAGCACCCGGTGACGGAGCTGATCACCGGCGTCGACCTGGTGGAGTGGCAGCTGAGAGTGGCGGCGGGCGAGCCGCTCCCCTTCGCGCAGGACGACATCCGTCTCGACGGCTGGGCGATCGAGGCCCGCATCTGCGCGGAGGACCCCTCGCGGGGCTTCCTCCCGTCGGGCGGCACGGTCCTCGCCCTGAACGAGCCTCAGGGGCCCGGCGTCCGCACGGACTCCGGCCTCCTGCAGGGCACGGAGGTCTCGTCCCTCTACGACCCCATGCTGTCGAAGGTCATCGTCCACGCGAAGGACCGCCCCACGGCCCTGCGCAAGCTGCGCGCCGCCCTCGCCGACACGGTCACCCTCGGCGTCCCGACGAACGCGGGCTTCCTGCGCAGGCTCCTCGCCCACGAGGACGTGGTGGCGGGCGCCCTGGACACGGGCCTGGTGGAACGGGACGCGGAGAGCCTGGTCCCGGAGGGCGTACCGGACGAGGTGTACGCGGCGGCCGCGGCCGTACGGCTCGCGGGTCTCACGCCGGTGACGCGGGACGGCTGGGCCGACCCCTTCTCGGCGCCGAGCGGCTGGCGGCTCGGCGGCCGGCCGGCCCCGCTGCCCTTCCCCGTACGCGTACCGGGACACGAGCCCGTCGTGGTCGAGGCGCCGGGCGGCGCCCGGGTCACGGACACCTCGGTGACGGTCACGGTGGACGGCATCACCCATCACTTCCACCGCAGCGGCAACTGGTTGGGCCGTGACGGCGACTCCTGGCACGTGCTCGACCACGACCCCGTCGAGGCCGCGCTCAGCGGTGCGAAGCACGGGGGGGCCGACACGCTCGCCGCGCCGATGCCCGGCACCGTCACCGTCGTCAAGGTGGCCGTCGGGGACGAGGTCGAGGCCGGGCAGAGCCTGCTCGTCGTCGAGGCCATGAAGATGGAGCACGTCATCTCCGCCCCGCACGCCGGCACCGTCACCGAGCTCGACGTCACGCCCGGCTCCACCGTCGCCATGGACCAGATCCTGGCCGTCGTCGCCCCCCGGGAGGAAGCATGA
- a CDS encoding hydroxymethylglutaryl-CoA lyase: MTAGLPMTVPDPTLPARVRIHEVGPRDGLQNEKTAVPTAVKAEFVRRLADAGLDTVEATSFVHPKWVPQLADAEELFPLVRDLPVRLPVLVPNERGLDRALALGAREIAVFASATESFAKANLNRTVDEALELFAPTVIRAIEAGLKVRGYLSMCFGDPWEGAVPVEQVVRVTKALAEMGCDELSLGDTIGVATPGHVQALLTALNEAGVPTSRIAVHFHDTYGQALSNTLAALRHGVTTVDASAGGLGGCPYAKSATGNLATEDLVWMLDGLGIETGVDLAALTATSGWMAEQLGRPSPSRTVRALSHKE, translated from the coding sequence ATGACCGCGGGTCTGCCCATGACCGTCCCCGACCCCACGCTCCCGGCGAGGGTCCGGATCCACGAGGTCGGTCCCCGCGACGGGCTGCAGAACGAGAAGACGGCCGTCCCGACCGCCGTGAAGGCCGAGTTCGTCCGGCGGCTCGCCGACGCCGGCCTGGACACGGTCGAGGCGACCAGCTTCGTGCACCCGAAGTGGGTGCCCCAGCTGGCCGACGCGGAGGAGCTGTTCCCCCTCGTCCGCGACCTGCCGGTCCGTCTCCCCGTCCTCGTGCCGAACGAGCGCGGCCTCGACCGCGCTCTCGCCCTCGGGGCCCGGGAGATCGCGGTCTTCGCCTCCGCCACCGAGTCCTTCGCCAAGGCCAACCTCAACCGGACCGTCGACGAGGCGCTCGAACTCTTCGCCCCGACGGTCATCCGCGCCATAGAGGCGGGACTGAAGGTCCGCGGCTACCTCTCGATGTGCTTCGGCGACCCCTGGGAGGGCGCCGTCCCCGTCGAGCAGGTCGTCCGGGTCACGAAGGCCCTCGCCGAGATGGGCTGCGACGAGCTGAGCCTCGGCGACACCATCGGCGTCGCCACCCCGGGCCACGTCCAGGCGCTCCTGACCGCGCTGAACGAGGCCGGGGTCCCCACCTCCCGTATCGCCGTGCACTTCCACGACACGTACGGGCAGGCCCTGTCCAACACCCTCGCCGCGCTGCGGCACGGGGTGACGACGGTCGACGCCTCCGCCGGCGGCCTCGGCGGCTGCCCGTACGCGAAGAGCGCGACCGGGAACCTCGCCACCGAGGACCTCGTGTGGATGCTCGACGGTCTCGGCATCGAGACCGGCGTCGATCTGGCCGCCCTCACCGCCACGAGCGGGTGGATGGCCGAACAACTGGGCCGACCCAGCCCCTCCCGTACCGTCCGCGCCCTCTCCCACAAGGAGTGA
- a CDS encoding acyl-CoA dehydrogenase family protein, protein MSLDHRLSEEHQELRRTVEAFAHDVVAPKIGDYYERHEFPYEIVREMGRMGLFGLPFPEEYGGMGGDYLALGIALEELARVDSSVAITLEAGVSLGAMPVFRFGTEEQKREWLPRLCSGEMLGAFGLTEPGAGSDAGGTRTTAVRDGDHWVINGSKCFITNSGTDITGLVTVTAVTGRKPDGRPLISSIIVPSGTPGFTVAAPYSKVGWNASDTRELSFDDVRVPVENLLGEEGRGYAQFLRILDEGRVAIAALGTGLAQGCVDESVKYAHERHAFGRPIADNQAIQFKIADMETKAHMSRIGWRDAASRLVMGEPFKKEAAIAKLYSSTVAVDNAREATQIHGGYGFMNEYPVARMWRDSKILEIGEGTSEVQRMLIARELGLPA, encoded by the coding sequence ATGTCGCTCGACCACCGGCTCTCCGAAGAGCACCAGGAACTCCGCCGTACCGTCGAGGCCTTCGCGCACGACGTCGTCGCCCCGAAGATCGGCGACTACTACGAGCGGCACGAATTCCCGTACGAGATCGTCCGCGAGATGGGCCGCATGGGCCTGTTCGGGCTGCCGTTCCCCGAGGAGTACGGCGGCATGGGCGGTGACTACCTCGCGCTCGGCATCGCCCTGGAGGAGCTCGCCCGGGTCGACTCCTCCGTCGCGATCACCCTGGAGGCGGGCGTCTCCCTCGGCGCCATGCCGGTCTTCCGCTTCGGCACGGAGGAGCAGAAGCGGGAGTGGCTGCCGCGGCTCTGCTCGGGCGAGATGCTCGGCGCCTTCGGCCTGACCGAGCCGGGCGCGGGCAGCGACGCCGGCGGCACCCGCACGACCGCCGTCCGCGACGGCGACCACTGGGTCATCAACGGCTCGAAGTGCTTCATCACCAACTCCGGTACGGACATCACGGGTCTGGTCACGGTCACGGCGGTCACCGGCCGCAAGCCCGACGGCCGCCCGCTGATCTCCTCGATCATCGTCCCCTCGGGCACGCCGGGCTTCACGGTCGCCGCCCCGTACTCCAAGGTCGGCTGGAACGCCTCGGACACCCGGGAGCTCTCCTTCGACGACGTCCGCGTCCCGGTGGAGAACCTGCTCGGCGAAGAGGGCCGCGGCTACGCGCAGTTCCTGCGGATCCTGGACGAGGGCCGGGTCGCGATCGCGGCGCTGGGGACCGGTCTCGCGCAGGGCTGTGTGGACGAGTCGGTGAAGTACGCGCACGAGCGCCACGCCTTCGGCCGCCCGATCGCCGACAACCAGGCCATCCAGTTCAAGATCGCCGACATGGAGACGAAGGCTCACATGTCCCGGATCGGCTGGCGTGACGCGGCCTCACGGCTGGTCATGGGCGAGCCGTTCAAGAAGGAGGCGGCGATCGCGAAGCTGTACTCCTCCACGGTGGCGGTGGACAACGCCCGTGAGGCGACCCAGATCCACGGCGGCTACGGCTTCATGAACGAGTACCCGGTGGCCCGCATGTGGCGCGACTCGAAGATCCTGGAGATCGGCGAGGGCACCAGCGAGGTCCAGCGGATGCTGATCGCCCGGGAGTTGGGCCTCCCGGCCTGA
- a CDS encoding ABC transporter substrate-binding protein yields the protein MPSNARVTRLTRRGLLAAGGALGLGAALAACGSDTKKDGGSTAPSAAAKSGSWEFKDDRGLAVKAKSTPKRIVAFTGTAAALHDFGVEVVGVFGPTYVEDPKTKEKKPDVQAGDLDITKVKVIGNVWGEFKIEEYLKLNPEVLITDMWEKNDLWYVPAEQKDKILKIAPSVALWAADLSMPAVLQRHADLAASLGADVQTAAIKADKTRFEAAAERVRKAAQGKKDIKVLIGSGSPDLFYVSTPVRPTDTLFFKELGVNLVVPTKLDQGGWFEGLSWENVDKYQADVIMLDNRTGTLQPEQLKAKPTWAALPAVKAGQVIPRVTEPIYSYAKCAPLLEDLAKALENAKKVS from the coding sequence ATGCCCAGCAACGCCCGCGTCACCCGTCTCACCCGTCGCGGCCTGCTGGCCGCGGGCGGCGCACTCGGACTCGGTGCCGCGCTCGCCGCCTGCGGCAGCGACACCAAGAAGGACGGCGGCTCCACCGCCCCCTCCGCCGCGGCGAAGTCCGGCTCCTGGGAGTTCAAGGACGACCGCGGTCTGGCCGTGAAGGCGAAGTCCACCCCGAAGCGGATCGTCGCCTTCACCGGCACGGCCGCCGCCCTGCACGACTTCGGCGTCGAGGTCGTCGGCGTCTTCGGCCCGACCTACGTCGAGGACCCGAAGACCAAGGAGAAGAAGCCGGACGTCCAGGCGGGCGACCTCGACATCACCAAGGTCAAGGTCATCGGCAACGTCTGGGGCGAGTTCAAGATCGAGGAGTACCTCAAGCTCAACCCCGAGGTCCTCATCACGGACATGTGGGAGAAGAACGACCTCTGGTACGTCCCGGCGGAGCAGAAGGACAAGATCCTCAAGATCGCCCCGAGCGTCGCCCTGTGGGCCGCGGACCTGTCGATGCCGGCCGTCCTCCAGCGCCACGCCGACCTCGCCGCCTCGCTCGGCGCCGACGTCCAGACGGCCGCGATCAAGGCCGACAAGACCCGCTTCGAGGCCGCCGCCGAGCGCGTCCGCAAGGCCGCCCAGGGCAAGAAGGACATCAAGGTCCTGATCGGCTCGGGCTCCCCCGACCTGTTCTACGTCTCCACCCCGGTCCGCCCGACCGACACGCTCTTCTTCAAGGAGCTCGGCGTCAACCTGGTCGTCCCGACCAAGCTGGACCAGGGAGGCTGGTTCGAGGGCCTCAGCTGGGAGAACGTCGACAAGTACCAGGCCGACGTCATCATGCTCGACAACCGCACCGGCACCCTCCAGCCGGAGCAGCTGAAGGCCAAGCCGACCTGGGCCGCGCTGCCCGCCGTCAAGGCCGGCCAGGTCATCCCGCGCGTGACCGAGCCCATCTACTCCTACGCCAAGTGCGCCCCGCTCCTGGAGGACCTGGCGAAGGCCCTGGAGAACGCGAAGAAGGTGTCCTGA
- a CDS encoding siderophore-interacting protein has protein sequence MTTAETAPFQFFSLQVDRTRRLGPSLVRVTFVGEDLKRFAAGGRDQSLSLFLPHPGQEAPVLPPLDNPDMYAILGAWRAMPDDERAVMRSYTVREQRTEPTPEVDIDFAIHEDGGPACRWAARAEPGDRVVVLGPAVAANTGVRFQLPEDADSVLIWADETALPAASAILEWLPAETRAQVFLEVPYSGDRMDLVTEADATVTWLVREEGAPSAVDAVRGAELPGEAPYVWIAGESGAVKALRRHFVRERALDRRRVTFVGYWRKGLSEDALREVPDETQEDA, from the coding sequence ATGACGACCGCCGAGACCGCCCCGTTCCAGTTCTTCTCCCTCCAGGTCGACCGGACGCGGCGGCTCGGCCCGTCCCTGGTCCGCGTCACCTTCGTCGGCGAGGACCTGAAGAGGTTCGCCGCCGGGGGCCGCGACCAGTCGCTCTCCCTCTTCCTGCCGCACCCCGGCCAGGAGGCGCCCGTCCTGCCGCCGCTCGACAACCCGGACATGTACGCGATCCTGGGCGCGTGGCGGGCGATGCCGGACGACGAGCGGGCCGTGATGCGCTCGTACACGGTCCGCGAGCAGCGCACGGAACCCACGCCCGAGGTCGACATCGACTTCGCGATCCACGAGGACGGCGGCCCCGCCTGCCGCTGGGCCGCGCGCGCCGAGCCGGGTGACCGCGTGGTCGTCCTCGGTCCGGCGGTCGCCGCGAACACGGGCGTCCGCTTCCAGCTGCCCGAGGACGCCGACTCCGTACTGATCTGGGCGGACGAGACGGCCCTGCCGGCCGCCTCGGCGATCCTGGAGTGGCTGCCGGCGGAGACCCGCGCGCAGGTGTTCCTCGAAGTGCCGTACTCCGGCGACCGCATGGACCTCGTGACCGAGGCGGACGCCACGGTCACCTGGCTCGTACGGGAGGAGGGGGCGCCGTCCGCCGTCGACGCGGTACGCGGTGCCGAGCTGCCCGGCGAGGCTCCGTACGTCTGGATCGCGGGCGAGTCCGGCGCGGTGAAGGCGCTGCGCCGCCACTTCGTGCGCGAGCGCGCACTCGACCGCCGCCGGGTGACGTTCGTGGGCTACTGGCGCAAGGGTCTTTCGGAGGACGCCCTGCGCGAGGTGCCGGACGAGACGCAGGAAGACGCGTAA
- a CDS encoding aspartate aminotransferase family protein: MRSHLLNDATAESYRRSVTEGVERVADKLASTRRPFTGVTPAELAPVIDAVDLDRPLGDSSAALDELENVYLRDAVYFHHPRYLGHLNCPVVIPAVLGEAVLSAVNSSLDTWDQSAGATLIERKLIDWTTGRIGLGPAADGVFTSGGTQSNLQALLLAREEAKTDDLSKLRIFSSECSHFSVQKSATLLGLGADAVVSIPVDRTKRLQSVVLAAELEACRAEGLVPMAIVATAGTTDFGSIDPLPEIAALADEYGAWMHVDAAYGCGLLTSRTRRHLLDGIERADSVTVDYHKSFFQPVSSSALLVRDGATLRHATYHADYLNPRRTVAEQIPNQVDKSLQTTRRFDALKLWMTLRVMGADGIGELFDEVCDLAREGFALLAADPRYDVVVEPQLSTLVYRYIPEAVTSPAEIDRANLYARKALFASGEAVVAGTTVDGRQYLKFTLLNPETTAADIAAVLDLIAGHAEQYLGETLVHA, from the coding sequence ATGCGCTCCCACCTGCTCAACGACGCCACGGCGGAGAGCTATCGACGCTCCGTCACCGAAGGAGTCGAGCGGGTGGCGGACAAACTCGCCTCGACGCGCCGCCCGTTCACCGGTGTCACCCCCGCCGAGCTGGCCCCCGTCATCGACGCCGTCGACCTCGACCGGCCGCTCGGCGACTCCTCCGCGGCCCTCGACGAGCTCGAGAACGTCTACCTCCGCGACGCCGTCTACTTCCACCACCCCCGCTACCTGGGCCACCTCAACTGCCCGGTCGTCATCCCCGCCGTCCTCGGCGAGGCCGTCCTCTCGGCCGTCAACTCCTCCCTCGACACCTGGGACCAGAGCGCCGGCGCCACCCTCATCGAGCGGAAGCTCATCGACTGGACGACCGGCCGGATCGGCCTCGGCCCCGCCGCCGACGGCGTGTTCACCAGCGGCGGCACGCAGTCCAACCTCCAGGCGCTGCTCCTCGCCCGCGAGGAGGCCAAGACGGACGACCTGTCCAAGCTCCGCATCTTCTCCTCCGAGTGCAGCCACTTCAGCGTCCAGAAGTCGGCCACCCTCCTCGGTCTCGGCGCCGACGCCGTCGTCTCCATCCCGGTCGACCGGACCAAGCGCCTGCAGTCCGTCGTCCTCGCCGCCGAGCTGGAGGCCTGCCGCGCCGAGGGCCTCGTCCCCATGGCGATCGTCGCCACCGCCGGCACCACCGACTTCGGCTCCATCGACCCGCTGCCCGAGATCGCGGCCCTCGCCGACGAGTACGGCGCCTGGATGCACGTCGACGCGGCCTACGGCTGCGGACTGCTCACCTCCCGCACCCGCCGCCACCTCCTGGACGGCATCGAGCGGGCCGACTCGGTCACCGTCGACTACCACAAGTCCTTCTTCCAGCCGGTGAGTTCCTCCGCCCTCCTGGTCCGCGACGGCGCCACCCTGCGCCACGCGACGTACCACGCGGACTACCTCAACCCCCGTCGCACGGTCGCCGAGCAGATTCCGAACCAGGTCGACAAGTCGCTCCAGACGACTCGCCGCTTCGACGCGCTCAAGCTCTGGATGACCCTGCGCGTGATGGGCGCCGACGGCATCGGCGAGCTCTTCGACGAGGTCTGCGACCTGGCCCGCGAGGGCTTCGCGCTGCTCGCCGCCGACCCGCGCTACGACGTCGTGGTCGAGCCGCAGCTCTCCACCCTCGTCTACCGCTACATCCCCGAGGCCGTCACCTCGCCCGCCGAGATCGACCGGGCCAACCTCTACGCCCGCAAGGCCCTGTTCGCCTCCGGCGAGGCCGTCGTCGCGGGCACCACGGTCGACGGCCGCCAGTACCTGAAGTTCACCCTGCTCAACCCCGAGACGACCGCGGCCGACATCGCCGCCGTCCTCGACCTGATAGCCGGCCACGCCGAGCAGTACCTGGGAGAGACCCTTGTCCACGCCTGA
- a CDS encoding lysine N(6)-hydroxylase/L-ornithine N(5)-oxygenase family protein: MSTPETPETYDFIGIGLGPFNLGLACLAEPIDHLDGLFLESKPDFEWHSGMFLEGAHLQTPFMSDLVTMADPTSAFSFLNYLKEKGRLYSFYIRENFYPLRTEYNDYCRWAAGKLTSVRWSTTVASVAYDENTEVYVVTTESGETFRARRLVLGTGTPPYVPETCQDLGGDLIHNSRYLPNKEELQKKKSITLVGSGQSAAEIYYDLLSEIDVHGYKLNWVTRSPRFFPLEYTKLTLEMTSPEYVDYFHALPEQTRYRLETQQKGLFKGIDGELIDAIFDLLYQKNLNGPVPTRLLTNSALHAAAYDDTTGTYTLGFRQEEQDKDFTLETEGLILATGYKYAVPAFLEPVRDRFNWDAQGRFDVARNYSIDTTGRGVFLQNASVHTHSITSPDLGMGAYRNAYIIGEMLGSEYYPVEKTIAFQEFAA; the protein is encoded by the coding sequence TTGTCCACGCCTGAGACGCCCGAGACGTACGACTTCATCGGCATCGGGCTCGGCCCGTTCAACCTCGGACTCGCCTGCCTGGCCGAGCCCATCGACCACCTCGACGGTCTCTTCCTGGAGTCCAAGCCGGACTTCGAGTGGCACTCGGGCATGTTCCTCGAAGGCGCCCACCTGCAGACGCCGTTCATGTCGGACCTGGTCACCATGGCCGACCCGACGTCCGCGTTCTCCTTCCTCAACTACCTGAAGGAGAAGGGCCGGCTCTACTCGTTCTACATCCGCGAGAACTTCTACCCGCTGCGGACCGAGTACAACGACTACTGCCGCTGGGCCGCCGGGAAGCTCACCTCCGTCCGCTGGTCCACGACGGTCGCCTCCGTCGCGTACGACGAGAACACCGAGGTGTACGTCGTCACCACCGAGTCCGGCGAGACCTTCCGCGCCCGCCGGCTCGTCCTCGGCACCGGCACCCCGCCGTACGTCCCCGAGACCTGCCAGGACCTCGGCGGCGACCTGATCCACAACTCGCGCTACCTCCCGAACAAGGAGGAGCTCCAGAAGAAGAAGTCGATCACCCTGGTCGGCAGCGGCCAGAGCGCGGCGGAGATCTACTACGACCTGCTCTCCGAGATCGACGTCCACGGCTACAAGCTCAACTGGGTGACCCGCTCCCCCCGCTTCTTCCCGCTCGAATACACCAAGCTCACCCTGGAGATGACCTCCCCCGAGTACGTGGACTACTTCCACGCGCTCCCCGAGCAGACCCGCTACCGCCTGGAGACCCAGCAGAAGGGCCTCTTCAAGGGCATCGACGGCGAGCTCATCGACGCCATCTTCGACCTGCTCTACCAGAAGAACCTGAACGGCCCCGTCCCCACCCGGCTGCTCACCAACTCCGCGCTCCACGCCGCCGCGTACGACGACACCACCGGCACGTACACGCTCGGCTTCCGCCAGGAGGAGCAGGACAAGGACTTCACCCTGGAGACCGAGGGCCTGATCCTCGCCACCGGCTACAAGTACGCCGTCCCCGCCTTCCTGGAGCCGGTCCGCGACCGCTTCAACTGGGACGCCCAGGGCCGCTTCGACGTGGCCCGCAACTACTCGATCGACACGACGGGCCGCGGGGTCTTCCTGCAGAACGCCTCCGTGCACACCCACTCGATCACCTCGCCCGACCTGGGCATGGGGGCGTATCGCAACGCGTACATCATCGGGGAGATGCTGGGCTCCGAGTACTACCCCGTAGAGAAGACCATCGCTTTCCAGGAGTTCGCCGCATGA
- a CDS encoding GNAT family N-acetyltransferase — translation MTVRFRPLDPLKDAELIHPWVTHPKAAFWMMQDAKLEDVEREYTGFAANPHHQAFIGLVDEVPAILMERYDPSQLELVGLYDPLPGDVGMHFLVAPSDTPVHGFTRRVITAVMAELFADPATARVVVEPDVANKAVHALNEAVGFVPEREIRKPEKKALLSFCTREQFEAAVAVSI, via the coding sequence ATGACCGTCCGCTTCCGCCCGCTCGATCCCCTCAAGGACGCGGAGCTGATCCACCCCTGGGTCACCCACCCCAAGGCCGCCTTCTGGATGATGCAGGACGCGAAACTGGAGGACGTCGAGCGCGAGTACACGGGCTTCGCCGCCAACCCGCACCACCAGGCCTTCATCGGCCTGGTCGACGAGGTCCCCGCCATCCTCATGGAGCGCTACGACCCGTCCCAGCTGGAGCTGGTCGGCCTCTACGACCCGCTCCCCGGCGACGTCGGCATGCACTTCCTCGTGGCCCCGAGCGACACCCCGGTGCACGGCTTCACCCGCCGCGTGATCACCGCCGTGATGGCGGAGCTCTTCGCCGACCCGGCGACCGCCCGCGTGGTCGTCGAGCCCGACGTGGCCAACAAGGCCGTCCACGCGCTCAACGAGGCCGTCGGCTTCGTCCCGGAGCGCGAGATCCGGAAGCCGGAGAAGAAGGCGCTGCTGAGCTTCTGCACCCGGGAGCAGTTCGAGGCGGCCGTGGCGGTGTCGATATGA